The genomic DNA CGCATTGGCTTTCTTCGCAGCTTCCACCACTTCTTCATCCGTCGCATCGAGTTTGCCGTAACGGATATTCTCACGAACGGTCGCTTCAAAGAGAAACGGATCTTGTAAAACGAAGGCTGTCTGACTACGCAATGTTTTTCGCGGTAGTTCATGAATCGGAATACCATCTATCAAAATTTGCCCTTGATCTGCTTCGTAAAATCGCGCGAGCAACTGCATAATCGTCGTTTTCCCTGCACCTGTCGCCCCCACAAAGGCCGCCGTCTGCCCTGCTTTCACATGAAATGACACACCGTCAATCGTGTAGCCATCCGTTTCGACTGTATAACCGAATGATACATTCCGAAACTCCACATCGCCTCGTAATCTTTTATCAATATGTTCATTTGCCGCGTCTTCCTCAACCGGCTCGTCCATAATGTTAAATACTCGCTCTGCACCTGCAATTGCTGACAGCACCGTGTTGAACTGATTCGCAAGATCATTCAATGGCCGCGTGAACTGCCGCGCAAATTCCGAGAATATGACAATCGTTCCAATCGTCACGGCGCCATCCCCTTTTAACGCTAGCAAACCTCCCACACCAGCCACAATCGCAAAGCTTGCGTTGTTCAACATATTCATCACTTTCGGGATAAAGCCTGAATACGTCAACGCCCAAAAGCCTGATTTCCGAAGCCTTTCGCTTTTCTCCGCAAACTCTTCCAATACACGCGCTTCTTGCGAAAAGGCTTTGACAACACGCTGACCGGAAATTGTCTCTTCAATCATACCGTTCAATGCACCAATCGCTCGCTGTTGCTCTTTAAATAGTGGCGCCGTCCGACGTGTAATCCAGCGCATCGCGATAAACATCACCGGAACAATCATCATCGTGAGCAGCGTCAACAACGGACTTAAATATAGCATGACCGCCAGTGTACCCGTTAGTGTCAACACGCTTGAAAAAACTTGAATAAAGGAAGAATTCAACGTCTGACTGACGTTTTCAATATCATTCGTCACCCGACTCATCAGTTCTCCATGCTGTCGTTTATCGAAAAAGGATACCGGTAATTTTTGAAGATGGGCAAACAAGCTTGTCCGCAATCGGTAAATCGTTTGCTGGGCAATGCCGACCATCCAAAAACTTTGAAAATACGTCGCGGATGATAACCCGATGTAAATCGCGATTAGCAAGCCAATTTGCTGACCAAGCCCAGCAAACTGCATAGGAATAATATAATCGTCAATGATTTTCCCAATCAATAAGGGACCGAGCAATGCGAGTGCAGAGCTAACCAATACCAGTGCTAGCACCGTAATAAGTAATCCACGCTGTTCATCGACTAGTTTCCAAATTCGGTACAGCACCGATTTCCAGTCGCTCGCACGTGCCCCCTTCTTCTTCTTTGCCCCTTTCAAATCTTCTTTCGTAATAATCGGCTCATAACCAAACGGTTTACGGATTCTGTGTAGCATCAGCTATCCCCTCCTCTTCCGATTGGGATTCCGCAATTTTCCGATAGAGTGCGGACTGCTCCATCAACTCATCATGTGTTCCATAACCGACGACTTTTCCTTCATCTAATAGAAGGATTTTGTCCGCCCCTTGTGCCGTCCGAATTTTTTGCGTCACAACGAGCATCGTCGCAGCTTCACCTTCAAGTGCATCCCATAAAGCCGTTTCCGTTTTCACATCGAGCGCACTCGTACTATCATCGAGAATAAGAAAGGACGGCTTGCGTACAAGTGCACGTGCAATGGACAGACGCTGTTTCTGCCCGCCCGATAAGTTGACGCCTTTCTGTCCTACCCGTGTTTCATACTTTTGTGGGAATAAATCGATGGATTCGTGAATTTGTGCCTTTTTCGCCGCCAGTTCCAAATCATCGACATGTGCCTCTATATCGCCCCACGCTAAGTTTTCCATAATCGATCCTGTGAATAACATCGACTGTTGCGGCACAAGGCCAATCGTGTCACGCAACTCTTTTAACGTCCATTCCTTCACTTCCGTACCGCTAACATAAATGTCGCCAGCAGTCGCTTCAAACATCCGTGGAATTAAATTCAATAGCGTCGACTTCCCAGATCCCGTCGCCCCCATTATGGCAAGCTTCTCTCCCGCTACCACATGAAACGACACGTCATCGAGAATCGGTACAGGCTTTCCAGGATAGCTGAACGATACATGCTCAAACCGCAAATCCCCTGCTAGCTGGTCAAGCCCTGAACTTTCGATCGTATGGACTTCCAAGTTTTCATTCGCCAGCAATACTTCCTCCATCCGTTCCGCAGAGGCTTTTGCACGGGAAAATACCACGATGATAAAGGAAAACATCGAAAACGCCCCAGTCATACGCATGGCATAGTTGACGATAGCCACAAGTTCTCCAACTTGCGCACCGTCACCGCGCACCTCAACAGCGCCAAACCACAAAACAGCCATGAGACTACCATTCATCACGAGTAACAATACCGGTAAAATCAACTCCATCATACGCATCGCCTTCACCGTATCTTTTCGCAATAAATCGGATACGTTCGAGAAACGACTCGCTTCATATGTCCCCCGTAAATACGCCTTAATGAGCCGAACAGCTTGCAAATTCTCCTGAATAACCCGGTTCACGCGATCCAATCGCTGCTGAACACGCGCAAAATAGTGGACCCCTTTCCTCGTCATAAAATAAAGGAAGAAAAATAGCAACGGTGCGCCAATTACTAGCCATAATGCCAGTTTGACATTGACGAAGAACGCCATGATTAAGCTACCAATGACGAGCAATGGTGCACGCATCATGATGCGCAATCCCATGAAGAGAATGTTTTGCACCATCGTCACATCACTCGTTAAACGCGTAATCAGACCTGATGTCGGAAAGCGTAGAAATGTTGACATCGAAAATGCCTGCACTTGCCGAAAAAGCGCCTGCCGCAAATCAAACGAGAAGCTTTGTGCAACATGCGCAGCAAAATAAGAATTCGTCACGCCCGAAAAGAGTGCAACGAATGCCAACGCCATCATAACGCCACCCCATGTCCAAATCACCCCCTCATCCCCGGCCAGAATACCATCATCGATAATTTTTTTGATGAGCAATGGCTGAATGAGCTCCACCGCCAATTCCAACAACATCAAACTTAACGCAACGACAATCGGCCATTTATAGGGCTTCGCATAAGATAAAATTGTTTTCATTGTTTGACCCTCCAAAACCCCTTCGTTATACGAATTAATCACTAATAGTCCCCATTATGCCATAGCGCTCGGGGGCATGTATAGGCAACCAGACTGAATTATAGGATATTTCGGATTGAGGAGGATTCAGCATTACAACAGTTGCATTTTATAACTAAATGACATATAGTACATTACAACAGTAATGCACTAATATTTAGGAGGTGACGCGAATGCTCGACATAGACGGTTCGAAACCGATTTACGTACAAATTGCAGAGTGGATTGAAACAGAAATTATCGATGGAACCCTTCTGCCCGACGAAAAAGTTTATTCACAATACCAGTTGGCGGAGCTGTTCAATATTAATCCCGCAACTGCTGGAAAGGGGCTGACATTATTGCTTGAAGCTGAAATGGTGTATAAGCGGCGCGGCCTCGGGATGTTTGTCGCACCAGATGCACGTGACAAATTATTGGCAAAACGCAAGGAAGAAACGTTACGAAGGCTGATTCAAGAATTGCTAAATGAAGCTACACTGCTTGGCGTCGATGAACAGCATTTACTAGCAATGATTGCAACAGAGCGCGCACGAAAAAGGGGGAAGGAATCGTGACGGTGATTGAATTTAATCATGTGACAAAAACATACGGGGCTCGCCGAGTGTTAAATGATATGAACTTTTCAATTGAAGAAGGCGTGTTAACGGGTATTATTGGTAGGAATGGGGTTGGCAAGACAACACTGTTGAAAATGATTGCGGGTTTTCTAAGAGAATCTTCCGGGTCTGTGCAAGTTTTCGGAGAAAAGCCCTTTAATAACTTGAAAGTATCAGCCAATATGATTTTCATCGACGATGCGATGAACTTTCCTGATGCCATGACTTTGCAAGATATTTTACATGAATGTCAACGCTTCTATGCAAATTGGGACGCAGAACTCGCTGATCGCCTCATCAGTTATTTTGGATTTCACAAAGATGCAAGGCATCGTTTTTTATCGAAAGGGAAAAAGAGTACTTTCAACGCGGTGGTCGGAATTGCTGCGCATTGTCCACTGACGATTTTTGACGAGCCGACAACCGGCATGGACGCCGCGGTACGTAAAGACTTTTACCGTGCATTATTAAAAGATTATTTGAATCACCCAAGAACGATTTTATTATCCAGTCATCATATTGAGGAAATCGAGGATCTACTAGAGGATATACTGCTTGTTCATAATGGAGCTGTCCGATTCCACGGCCCTATCACTGATCTTCAGGAAATGTTCGTTTCATTACAAGGAACTACTGAGTTGCTGGCTCTCCATGTGCAAAAGAAAAATATCATCAGCCAACAGACACTTGGCCCTTATCCTGAATGGCTAGTGGAAAATACATTTACTGAAGATGAAATCAGCCGCATAAAAGCAGATGGCATAATCATTTCACCCGTTTCAGCGAATGCCGCTTATATCGCTTTAACCAACAAATCGAAAGGAGCGATTGATGATGTATTTGACCGAACCGAAATTCTTTGACATAGTCATCCGACAATTCCGTTTTAAGATGAATGCCAACGCTGCGGCGTTTACGACACTGATTATTTTACAAGTTGTCCTCCTGTTCACAAATATCAGTGGAGGATTTTCACACGGTTATGATGCGCTTCAACTTTATGAACAAAGTTTGTCGAACGATGCTGTTGTTGCCGCTACCTTGTTTTGGGCGTGTATTCTAGGTTTTTTATTAACGTCTGAAGCACAACGCAACGAATCCTTTACGTTTGTGTCAAATCGATTGAGCTATCATGTAACCAATTTCTTATTTATGCTAACAGCTTCCATCATTGGCGGAGTAACTGCTGTTTTAACGGGCTCTGTTGTAAAATTATATGCCATTCTACAATTTGAAGACATCATCGTTACTACACCTGGGCTACTTGTAGCTCCATCTGATTTTTTCATACGACTTGCGACAGCCATTGCCTATACGCTACTGTTCTTTATGGTGAGCTATACCATCGGCATGTTTATCCAACTGAATAAGATTTTCCTTTTGCTATTCGTGATAGGGTGGATTGCCCTTACGATCATAGAAAATACGTGGGCAACCTTTTCTTTCATGCAATCTATTTTCGCATTTTTTTGGCATGAGCATTCCATGACGGTCTTTTTATTGAAGGTGAGCAGTACGATTCTTGGATTGTTTGCGACTTCTATTCTTATTACAAATCGCTTGGAGGTGAGAAGATGATCTCTTTCTTACTTCTTTTCCTTATCATCGTTGGTACGTTCTACTTCCTTCTTTGGCGGAATAAACCGACTGTCCGGAAAACAACAATCCGCTTTAGTAGAAGAAACCATTTCGCCGTCATTGTTGGTTATGTTGTCTTTCTACTTGCTGTGCTCATTATTTCAGAATTTGTTGAACGGCAATATCAATCATTTTCTCCCGTAAGCGAATTAACGGAATCGGATTATACCAAACTAGATAACGCCCTTAGTACTGGGATAATTAGCGAAACTTACAATTCGCAGCTGATTGACAAACGAACGCATCCTGTAGGAAACACGCTCAAAATCCGGAATGATTATGATGGCGCTTATATCTATATACAGCGTAAAAATGAGCAAGATGGCATCATTGAGGAATTGATTTATAAGCCTATGTTCTTTGTCAACGATCTCGATTTCTCTGATAAAGTGACGATTGCAAAACCTATTTGGCAGGATGACACACTCATCATTCCCCAACAACCTTTGACAGAAGTTCAATATATCACGTTCCATGAAGCTATACTCCTTAACCAAATGACAAAAACAAGTATCCAAAATTCCTCATTCGGCAGTTCTGCATTCAGATCGACTATCGTTTATTTAGTCGTTCCAGAAGGTGTCGATATTGAAACGTCATCTGAGAATCTCATCGAATACGTTAGACATTGACAAAAGGACCGATTCCCAGTAGGAGTCGGTCCTTCTCTATTTTTACGTTTCCACCCTACTCCCCGCAACCGATAGCCACGTCACGCCAATGAGCATAACAATTCCACCGGCCAACTGCCACATGCCGAGCACCTGCCCGAACCAAATGACCGAAATTACCATGGCTGTTAACGGCTCAAAACTCGATAAAATACTTGTTTCTACTGGAGATATGTATGTCATACTGCTGAGGAATAATACAAATGCAAGCGTCCCTACAATAATCACTAGAACAAGCATAAGGGCAATTTCCCACTCTAATAAATAATGGATTTCCTTTATAATAATTAACGGATTCATAAGCATAAGCGCAAAACCGCCGATAAGCATACCCCAGCCGACTACTAACAGCACACCCCATTCCTGCATCAACCGCACGGGGTATAGCGTATAAAATGCAAAGGTGAAACCGACCAATACACCCCAAAGAACCGCCACCGGACTCAAGGCGAAGCCGGACAATGAGCCATTCGTGAGAAGAAAAAATAGCCCGACAATCGTCACAGCCATACCAAGTACTTGCGCCGTCGGTGGATATGCTTTTTGTTTCCATGAGACGAATATGATAATATAAATCGGTGCTAGAAACTGAAATAACGTCGCAATAACAGCATTACTCGTTTGAATCGAAGAGACAAATGTATATTGAACACCTAACATTCCCAAAATACCAAATATGACAATTGGACGCACCCATATCTTTTGGCGTATAGGTGCTGTGATTTTTTGACCTTTTACTTTCAGAAATACAAGCAAAAACGTCCCCGCAATCAATAGACGAATGATGAGCATAAATGGAACTGATATCGCACTATTTGCAAGCATCCACTCCATCATCGGTCCCGTTGCTCCCCATAACATCGCCCCTACGACAATCATAGTAATCCCTTTTATTCTCTCCATTTTTCTCCCCCATTTATAGCCATTTATCCCCAAGCAGGAGGAAACAGTATCCATATGTCGTTTTCTTGATGTATACTAAGTATAACTTCCCTATAATGATAATAGCATAGTACATTTTGAAGGAGACGTTAAAATGAAATCAAAACATAGGCAATTCCTACCAGAACTGCCGGACGTCATGCAAAGTCTCGAACAATTTTATATGGTTACCCGTACAGATCGTGAAGGTTTAATCACCTACACGAATAAGATTTTCTTGGACACTAGCAAATGGACACCGAAGCGGATACTCGGAAAAACATTTTGGCAAATGTTCCCCGATACGCCTGAGGGTCAAGCACAAGCACATCTTATTTGGAATCGCACTTCTAGCGGAAAAACATGGTTCGGCACTGTTGAAAAAATGACACGTCTTGGTCAGCCTTATTTCGTTAAGATGATCGCCATTCCATTCATCAAAGACGATAGCGACTTCGTTTCGCTAACACTTCTCGAGTTGGACGTCACAGACGATGTTCAATTACGCGAACAACTACAACAAATTGCATTCATCGATTTTGAAACAGATCTGATGAGCCGCCACAAACTAGAACTAACTGTAGATGAAGCCATTGCGGAAGGGCGGCACTTCTCCTTCGTCTACATAACGATTGATCATTACTACACGCTGAAGGATCTGCAATCCTCAGAATCGGAAAAAGAACTCGTTCGCTCGTTCACAAATCGTTTGAAAAGATTTTTCCAAGACAATCCCATTGCTCGGATTGGTGTCAATGAATTTGTTGTACTTACCCCTTTCGGTGATTGGTATGTACAAGGATTCCTACAATTCTTGGAACAACAACCGATTTATATCGACAATAACGCTTTACCTTTATCCGTTAGCGGTGGAATCGTTCGTTATCCTGAGGACCAACAGACCTATAATCATCTGATGAAAGCCGCTTTAGCCGCTGCCAAAGATGTGATGGACAATGGCGGTGGGAAAATTGCTTCGCTGTCTGCCGAGTCACATAAAGGGCTCAATCGACGAGCAATCATTGATCGCAAACTGCTATCTGCGTTGAATCAAGACACATTGCAAGTTGTCTATCAACCTCAATTCGACCTTGCGACGGGAAAAATCAATATGTATGAAGCGTTTGTCAGATGGGAAGATGACGAACTCGGACATATTTCACCCGACGAACTCATCCCGGTAGCAGAAGAAAATGGACTCATCCATGAAATCGGTGCATTCGTCCTTGAAAACGCAGCAACTCTCGCAACTACTTTGTATACACAAGGACACGCCGTCAGTATTGCGGTGAACTCTTCCGTGCGCGAGTTTAGCAATTCACGCATGAAAGAAAAAATCACTGAAATCCTTCATCAAACAGGATGTCCTGCAAGTTGTCTTCAGCTTGAAATCACGGAAAAATTCGCGTTCCAAGCCGAAGTTGAGCAGTCTATTATCTCGCAAATGAAAGAGTTGCAAGATCAAGGCATCCGATTTGCACTCGATGATTTTGGTACAGGCTATGCCTCGTTCCGTTATATGCAACATTTGCCCGTTTCAAAGATTAAGATTGACCGGCTCTTCACACAGTCATTATTGACGCATCCAAAGACCCAGCAACTTGTCGAAGGGATGATTCGTTTCGGTAAATCGATGGGCCTCTATGTTGTCGCTGAAGGCGTTGAAACTGAGGAACAATTTAACCTGCTTAAAACACTAGGTGTAGATGGGGTTCAAGGCTATTACATTAGCGCACCTGTTAATGCAGATACTATTCATGTTGATTAGTAAAACGGAGAATCTTTCAAATGAAGGATTCTCCGTTTTTACGTAATTGTCGTCTTTTTCCTTCTCGCTGCCGAACGGAAGACGAGCTGAATAATAACTTCGGCAAAAACTAGCCCCATAGCAATTGCCCCCGACACCATAAATGCACGTGATGCAAATGAAATCGCTGTAATATAGTCGTTCTCGACAGTATGACGCATCGCATTGTACGCCATTCCTCCTGGGACAAGTGGAATAATTCCCGCCACACTAAATATGATCATCGGTGTTCGAAAACGTCTAGCGAAAATATGGGCGACAATGGCGACAGCAAAAGCGCCTAAAAAGGATGCTTGCATCGCATCACCTGATAATTCGTTCGCCACACTATAAACTAACCAGCCTGTCATACCGACAAAACCACAATAGAATAACATTTTACGCGGGGCATTAAAAATAATCCCAAACCCCGTCGCCGCTAGAAAACTCAAAATCGCTTGTATGACCCACGTCAACGTCTCCACCCCATTTTCCATACCAATTACGCCTCGGAGTAATTGCGTCCAGATTTTTTCGAGCAGACTCGAAAAATACCTCTAAAAATCTGTGACATCCACCGAAGGCTTTAACAAAGAGGAAGTGAACTTCATTCCTTCCTGTTAAAAAGATAATACGAAAGCCACGCCTGCCCCAATGGCAAACGCCGTTAAAAAAGCTTCCGCCCCTTTGGATAAACCTGACACAAAATGCCCGGCCATCAAGTCACGTACCGCATTTGTAATGAGAAGACCCGGAACTAATGGCATAACGGATCCAATAATAATCTTATCCAACTCTGTTCCAAGCCCAACATGAATGGCCCCGAAGCTCATCAAACCAACCGTCAATGCCGCGATGAATTCAGCAAAAAAGCTGACTTTCGTCAACTCCTGCATAAGCGTCGCAATGATGAACCCCACCCCGCCAGCAAAAATAGCTATTGGGACATCCGACCAAATCCCTTCAAACAAAATGAGGAAACAACCACTCGCAATGGCCGCCGAAATAATTTGTAACCATAACGGAAACATAACATTCGCCTTTTCAATCGCTTGCAATCGTGCATAGGCTTCTTCAAGTGTATATTCCTGTGCGGATAATTTGCGTGAAACATCATTGACGAGTGCTACTTTTTCAAGATCTGTCGTCCGACTCTTAATGCGAATCAGCTTCGTATGATGCGGACTACCCGGCGTAAAAATGATACCCGTCGGTGTCACAAAGCTATGTGTCGCCGACAACTTCTGCGTCTCAGCCATGCGCTCCATCGTATCTTCTACTCGATAGGTTTCAGCTCCCGCTTCCATCATCAAACGCCCCGCCAACAAACAGCAATCTATCGCCATCTCTTTATCTACCGTTGCCATGCTACACCTCCCTCGGAAGTCCTTTTGAATAATCTTAACGAAATAGGTGACAAATGACAATGAACAAAATGGAAGGTGGACGTGGAAGGACACTTTATGCGTGCTTCGCAGGATACTTGGCGTGGTCCGTACAGGCGATTGCGCACTTCGCAGGACACTTTGCGTGATCCGTACAGGCGATTGCGCACTTCGCAGGACACTTTGCGTGATCCGTACAGGCGATTGCGCGCTTCGCAGGACACTTTGCGTGGTCCACACAGGCGATTGCGCGCTTCACGAGCCCCCTTTAAAAAAGGCCCGACACACGGTCGGACCTTCCCCTCACTTCACTTCATTCCCACACTACCAATCTGCTCATACGTATCGAGCGAGTAACTATTGATGTCCGTCATCGAAATCGTATACAGCACATCTTTACTATACAGCATACGTTGGATTTCTCTTTCCCACTCTACATATTGCTCCCCACGACTTTTTTTCGTCACTAAGTCTCCTTTTAACTTGATGCCATTTTCTGCTGTAATCTCATAAACGAGCGCACCTGAACTCTCGAAGTCCATATAGCCGTCTCTCTCTGTTTCGTTGTAAATACTGATTGGGAAGCCATAGAGTTTGCGTTCTTTATGCTGGAACAGCGCCTTGTGATCATACTGGATTTGCGAATACGTTCCTTTGCCACCGATGATTTCTGTATCCTTCTCTTTCGGATTCGCAAAATCTGACACATCAAATAGAGATATTTTCATGCCCAACGTCGTGATGAGCGGCTCGCCGCCTCCCGGATTTTTCTGTGCCACTGTTTCATAGCCAAATCCAATGAGAT from Sporosarcina sp. FSL K6-1522 includes the following:
- a CDS encoding GntR family transcriptional regulator; translation: MLDIDGSKPIYVQIAEWIETEIIDGTLLPDEKVYSQYQLAELFNINPATAGKGLTLLLEAEMVYKRRGLGMFVAPDARDKLLAKRKEETLRRLIQELLNEATLLGVDEQHLLAMIATERARKRGKES
- a CDS encoding ABC transporter ATP-binding protein — encoded protein: MLHRIRKPFGYEPIITKEDLKGAKKKKGARASDWKSVLYRIWKLVDEQRGLLITVLALVLVSSALALLGPLLIGKIIDDYIIPMQFAGLGQQIGLLIAIYIGLSSATYFQSFWMVGIAQQTIYRLRTSLFAHLQKLPVSFFDKRQHGELMSRVTNDIENVSQTLNSSFIQVFSSVLTLTGTLAVMLYLSPLLTLLTMMIVPVMFIAMRWITRRTAPLFKEQQRAIGALNGMIEETISGQRVVKAFSQEARVLEEFAEKSERLRKSGFWALTYSGFIPKVMNMLNNASFAIVAGVGGLLALKGDGAVTIGTIVIFSEFARQFTRPLNDLANQFNTVLSAIAGAERVFNIMDEPVEEDAANEHIDKRLRGDVEFRNVSFGYTVETDGYTIDGVSFHVKAGQTAAFVGATGAGKTTIMQLLARFYEADQGQILIDGIPIHELPRKTLRSQTAFVLQDPFLFEATVRENIRYGKLDATDEEVVEAAKKANAHSFISRLENGYDTVLTADGGEISQGQKQLLSIARALVADPVLLLLDEATSSIDTVTELQIQEALDRLMADRTSFVIAHRLNTVRKADTVYVMAHGELIESGSQEDLIAQRGVYYTMLAESKV
- a CDS encoding ABC transporter ATP-binding protein, with the translated sequence MTVIEFNHVTKTYGARRVLNDMNFSIEEGVLTGIIGRNGVGKTTLLKMIAGFLRESSGSVQVFGEKPFNNLKVSANMIFIDDAMNFPDAMTLQDILHECQRFYANWDAELADRLISYFGFHKDARHRFLSKGKKSTFNAVVGIAAHCPLTIFDEPTTGMDAAVRKDFYRALLKDYLNHPRTILLSSHHIEEIEDLLEDILLVHNGAVRFHGPITDLQEMFVSLQGTTELLALHVQKKNIISQQTLGPYPEWLVENTFTEDEISRIKADGIIISPVSANAAYIALTNKSKGAIDDVFDRTEIL
- a CDS encoding threonine/serine exporter family protein: MTWVIQAILSFLAATGFGIIFNAPRKMLFYCGFVGMTGWLVYSVANELSGDAMQASFLGAFAVAIVAHIFARRFRTPMIIFSVAGIIPLVPGGMAYNAMRHTVENDYITAISFASRAFMVSGAIAMGLVFAEVIIQLVFRSAARRKKTTIT
- a CDS encoding EAL domain-containing protein, producing the protein MKSKHRQFLPELPDVMQSLEQFYMVTRTDREGLITYTNKIFLDTSKWTPKRILGKTFWQMFPDTPEGQAQAHLIWNRTSSGKTWFGTVEKMTRLGQPYFVKMIAIPFIKDDSDFVSLTLLELDVTDDVQLREQLQQIAFIDFETDLMSRHKLELTVDEAIAEGRHFSFVYITIDHYYTLKDLQSSESEKELVRSFTNRLKRFFQDNPIARIGVNEFVVLTPFGDWYVQGFLQFLEQQPIYIDNNALPLSVSGGIVRYPEDQQTYNHLMKAALAAAKDVMDNGGGKIASLSAESHKGLNRRAIIDRKLLSALNQDTLQVVYQPQFDLATGKINMYEAFVRWEDDELGHISPDELIPVAEENGLIHEIGAFVLENAATLATTLYTQGHAVSIAVNSSVREFSNSRMKEKITEILHQTGCPASCLQLEITEKFAFQAEVEQSIISQMKELQDQGIRFALDDFGTGYASFRYMQHLPVSKIKIDRLFTQSLLTHPKTQQLVEGMIRFGKSMGLYVVAEGVETEEQFNLLKTLGVDGVQGYYISAPVNADTIHVD
- a CDS encoding EamA family transporter encodes the protein MERIKGITMIVVGAMLWGATGPMMEWMLANSAISVPFMLIIRLLIAGTFLLVFLKVKGQKITAPIRQKIWVRPIVIFGILGMLGVQYTFVSSIQTSNAVIATLFQFLAPIYIIIFVSWKQKAYPPTAQVLGMAVTIVGLFFLLTNGSLSGFALSPVAVLWGVLVGFTFAFYTLYPVRLMQEWGVLLVVGWGMLIGGFALMLMNPLIIIKEIHYLLEWEIALMLVLVIIVGTLAFVLFLSSMTYISPVETSILSSFEPLTAMVISVIWFGQVLGMWQLAGGIVMLIGVTWLSVAGSRVET
- a CDS encoding threonine/serine exporter family protein, coding for MATVDKEMAIDCCLLAGRLMMEAGAETYRVEDTMERMAETQKLSATHSFVTPTGIIFTPGSPHHTKLIRIKSRTTDLEKVALVNDVSRKLSAQEYTLEEAYARLQAIEKANVMFPLWLQIISAAIASGCFLILFEGIWSDVPIAIFAGGVGFIIATLMQELTKVSFFAEFIAALTVGLMSFGAIHVGLGTELDKIIIGSVMPLVPGLLITNAVRDLMAGHFVSGLSKGAEAFLTAFAIGAGVAFVLSF
- a CDS encoding ABC transporter ATP-binding protein, coding for MKTILSYAKPYKWPIVVALSLMLLELAVELIQPLLIKKIIDDGILAGDEGVIWTWGGVMMALAFVALFSGVTNSYFAAHVAQSFSFDLRQALFRQVQAFSMSTFLRFPTSGLITRLTSDVTMVQNILFMGLRIMMRAPLLVIGSLIMAFFVNVKLALWLVIGAPLLFFFLYFMTRKGVHYFARVQQRLDRVNRVIQENLQAVRLIKAYLRGTYEASRFSNVSDLLRKDTVKAMRMMELILPVLLLVMNGSLMAVLWFGAVEVRGDGAQVGELVAIVNYAMRMTGAFSMFSFIIVVFSRAKASAERMEEVLLANENLEVHTIESSGLDQLAGDLRFEHVSFSYPGKPVPILDDVSFHVVAGEKLAIMGATGSGKSTLLNLIPRMFEATAGDIYVSGTEVKEWTLKELRDTIGLVPQQSMLFTGSIMENLAWGDIEAHVDDLELAAKKAQIHESIDLFPQKYETRVGQKGVNLSGGQKQRLSIARALVRKPSFLILDDSTSALDVKTETALWDALEGEAATMLVVTQKIRTAQGADKILLLDEGKVVGYGTHDELMEQSALYRKIAESQSEEEGIADATQNP